A stretch of the Mycobacteriales bacterium genome encodes the following:
- the cmk gene encoding (d)CMP kinase: protein MSPVWSEQAPEAGRDVIALDGPSGTGKSTVARGLARRLGFRYLDTGAMYRAVTWAVLREGVDPDDAAAVTDLAARTAITISTDPNHQHVTVDGHPVDREIRSKAVTTAVSPVSAAPGVRALLVAAQRELIGPGAVVVEGRDIGTVVAPDAPLKIFLTASQDVRATRRSRQDGSDDRATAADLDRRDTYDSSRAHSPLRAADDAVHVDTTTMGVDEVIQRLIDLAGERAITYASPGK from the coding sequence ATGTCGCCCGTGTGGTCGGAGCAGGCGCCGGAGGCGGGGCGCGACGTGATCGCCCTCGACGGGCCGTCGGGTACGGGCAAGTCCACCGTCGCCCGGGGGCTGGCCCGTCGGCTGGGCTTCCGGTACCTGGACACGGGCGCGATGTACCGGGCGGTGACCTGGGCCGTGCTGCGTGAGGGTGTGGACCCCGACGACGCCGCAGCCGTGACCGACCTCGCCGCGCGGACCGCCATCACGATCAGCACCGACCCGAACCACCAGCACGTCACGGTCGACGGCCACCCGGTGGACCGGGAGATCCGGTCCAAGGCGGTGACGACGGCGGTGAGTCCGGTCTCGGCGGCCCCGGGCGTACGGGCGCTGCTGGTCGCGGCGCAGCGGGAGCTGATCGGCCCGGGCGCGGTCGTGGTGGAGGGCCGGGACATCGGCACCGTGGTCGCCCCGGACGCGCCGCTGAAGATCTTCCTCACCGCCTCCCAGGACGTCCGGGCCACCCGCCGCTCCCGCCAGGACGGCAGCGACGACCGGGCCACCGCGGCCGACCTCGACCGCCGCGACACGTACGACAGCAGCCGGGCGCACAGCCCGCTGCGGGCCGCGGACGACGCGGTGCATGTCGACACGACCACGATGGGCGTCGATGAGGTGATCCAGCGTCTTATCGACCTGGCCGGCGAGCGGGCGATCACCTACGCCAGCCCGGGGAAGTGA